Genomic DNA from Phyllopteryx taeniolatus isolate TA_2022b chromosome 10, UOR_Ptae_1.2, whole genome shotgun sequence:
TCACGCACACCTTGTCTACATAGACGAGAATTGGGACAcaatcatactgtatatttagatGTGAGATGGTACCAGATGAATGTATGAATTATCTTAAAATTGCTGCTGAATGATGACTGCTACCAATTGTTCATCCAACCATCTTTCTGGCCATCTGTTAAGGGACCGATAGTGTTGTTTTCAGCCATGATTgacactccttttttttttttttttttttttttaatgacgacAACGTGACAGTGACAAGCAAAACAAGGCTCTTCAAGGGCTAAATCATGACGAGACGTTTGCAATTAGATGGCCATCTACGTGAAGGTGGGAAGACCACTGCTTAACGGAGCTACTGTTAGCTACTGTATGCCTTCACATGAGGGCAAGGAAAGCCTCAGATGCCAACTGAGAACACTCTCAAGGAGCTCCTATGAGGCCACAAGTCATGCCAGGACGCTTACTTGCAGAATAACCCAACCAACTAAGCCAacccgactccagctcctgacgtcAGTCACTAGGCCTCCCTCGCGCAACACATTACTACAGTATGCACAGTAATGACACTTTATAAAACgactttatttctttacattctcttttggacatactgcacatacagtacctaATACTTTTACATTAAGACTTATTTCCTCAGTTGTccttttttcatccacaggggGCAGTGTCAGTCTGACAGAGGTTCTGTCGGACTTTTGGTCCACGCTGGTGGAGCGGGTCTTCACGCTGGTCAACCCTCAATATCAGTTTAGCGACGATTACCTGGAGTGCGTCAGTAAGCACGCCGAACAGCTGCAGCCGTTTGGAGACGTGCCCCGCAAACTGCGCGTACAGGTGGACCGTCCTTGCTCGTAAAATGAAGTATAAAATAAGAAGTTTTGTAaaatatctctttttttttttttttttcaatcaaggTATCCAGGGCATTCATTGCTGCAAGGGCGCTATCTCAGGGCTTGGCCCTTGGTCGAGATATTGTCAACAAAGCCACAAAGGTAAATAAAGTATATCTATTTTTTGCCATTAGGCTTTGTACGGTGGAAATTCAAAGGTTGAGCACAGTTGGTTCCCGGGCGTTTCCAATTCCAATTCCTCTAGATGACGCCAGcctctgcgtgcgtgcgtggccTGATGCGTCAGTGGTACTGCCCGCTGTGTCGAGGAATGCCCTCCCTGCGTCCGTGCCGTGCCTTCTGCTTGAACGTGATGAAAGGCTGCTTAGCCAATCAGGCTGATCTGGACACTGAATGGGACTATTTCATTGGTGGGTGAAAGGAGGCGTGGGCAGattgtattcacatttttttcccctctgagaTGTAACATTCGAAAGTCTTAAAATATACCCGTAGTTGCTTTAATCATCCTTGTTTCAAGTCATTTATGTGAAGATCTACTGTAAATAATGATAAGCAAAGTGAATACATTTACGCTTCCGTGCTGCTCATTTTAAATCCACTTCGACATTCATTCGCCTTCACGTGTAACCTCCATTTCTCCACATGTATCGCCCACATCAGACGCCCTCTACCAGGTGGCGGAGAAACTGGAGGGGCCGTTCAACATGGAGCTGGCGGCGGACTCCATTTCCGTCAAAGTGTCCGAAGCCATCATGCACATGCAAGAAAACAGCGTCAGCATCTCCACCAAGGCAAGGATGACCCGTTATGGACCAATATATTGATATATGATACTGAAGAGAATCCACCAGGGAGAAACAGAGGTTCTTAAttctatatttaaatttaacacGAAAAatcaagtggttagcacgtcacTGAAGTTttgggttcgaatcttggcttgagccttcctgtgtggagtttgcatgctctcctcGCGCTTGCGTGGGTTGCTCTGGGTTCTTCGGCTTCAGTATCGTCTTAATTATTGTCTCATGTTGTCCCTGAGACAAAAATGGAGCATTCCCACACATGCAGAACAGTAATGTCGCACCATGTGAGTGAAGCGTGGCGAGCCTCCCGGGAGCGAATCCACCTGAGAGGCACCCACGTCTCGCTTCAATGTGTGGCCGCGCTTCAAGGAACTGCGAGTTCTTTGCTTCACAGCTTGGCTTGTTTTCCCCTCCGCGGCGGgtagagagagtgagtgagcgCAGTGAAACTTTTGCCTAGGATATAATATATTGCCGATCCAAAGCTTGACTCCTTCAGTCTTTAGATTACATGGCAGGCTTCCGAATCCCGGCTCAGAATGTCGGCTGTCGAAGTGTCTTTGGGCAAGACATCGAACCCTCCATTGCCCTCAccgggcctggcagtgccttgcaaGGCAGCAGACGGCCATTAGTGGATGAATGTGTGCGTCAATCTGTTATTGTGAGCCTCTGTAAACCGCGATGCTGTACATAAAGCAATTATAAGTGCACTCCGTTTACTGTACATGACGAATGCGCATCCAAGATTGGGGTGGTTTAACAAGAAAACCTTTGTGTACGACATTGCGTTGTCATGGTGATAATGAATTCGCCAGGAGGACAATTGGTTGAAAACCATATGTAATGACATGAGCAATAATACGCTCGTGGACTATTATGCCAATTTAGATCCAAATATTAAAATCCTTCGTTGTCAACAAGGTAGgctattttgtcaaaataaaaacaattctttcCCTGATATTGACCAATAATATTCTGAGCTCAACGGAAGTGTTGCAATTGTATTATTCCACTGGAagaataaagaagaagaaaaacatattcGCTTTTATTTTTCAGTGGAACAAATCCTCAGTTATTCAGTGAAAAACTCACCTCTTCAaggtttttgtactttttgaaaaaaacaattattatttttttgttaataataCTGTAAGACACCAACACAAGATGTCAAGGTGTCTAATAGGCAagcagtaattggtgtcaaagagGTATGTTCAAGTGATACATCTCTACTGGAAGTTAGTGGAAATACATAGAGTTTTTGGCACattcttttcaaaatcaaatcaatgtaaacattttgggggtCCATCAACGTGGCATCAATGCACTGTTTTGGTCAAAACAAAactctcaactcacttcaacatagttctttggcactaggatgccacaagatggaggTAAAGTACTACaattgtctaaatgaagctcctcggTTCACCTCAACATAGCTCCGTGGAGCCTAATGCCGCAAGATGGCGTCCAAGAAATGTATTgctttggcttgagcacaaaaacagggaATAAggcaaatttgtgaatgccgaACTGCAAATATGCGGGCATTCACTGTCATTTCTTCGCCCTTTGATCCCAACTCGTGTCGTCATTTGAAATTTGAACGGGTTTTCCTCTGGCCCAAAAGTTGAAGTTTGCTGCGGAGGACCAAGACAAGTTCCTACCGTTAGTATGCCACGTGCGTGTAATTCCATGTTCTCCTTGTAGGTGTTCCAGGGTTGTGGAAACCCTAGACCTGCTCAAGCACGCTCCAAGCGCTCACTCAAAGAGTCAGGGGGCAACAGGAGGCCTTTCCGCACTTACACTCCCGAGGAAAAACCGACCACGGCTGCAGGCACCAACCTGGACCGACTAGTAAGAATGATAACGAAATCGGAATTTACAACTGTGGAtaaaaacatatacacacacacatatcccgTTTTGCTGTCAGATGTTAATAGCGCTTGCCATAGAGGGGCACATTTGTCGATGTGACTTCTGGCATGCATCattttacagtaattacactttataaaacccgTTTATTTCTTTAGATTTTCATTTCTATTATGTTTTATAATGTTtctatacaattattatttgttaaaaaaagtgtaaacaaATGGTGCTGGAGTTTTGGGGCTGGAACGGTAAAATGGAACTTCAATTATTTTCAACGGGTAATATTGATTTGGTAAACAAGTAAATTCAGTTTCGACTGAACAAAATAGTCGTAAATCAAGGTCGTAATCCGTAGGTCGTAATCCGGTCGTATGCTAAAAAGTTGACTTGTGTTTATGAAtgttattatttgaaaaatacatttctcagTTTTACTTCTGTTCAAGTGAGTATGGGGAAATGTAGGTCCTGTACATACACGAACAACGTTCACAGTACGTTGTTACTATTGCATTATATGTTCCCACTGCTAATGCACAAAACTATGATGGATGTTTGGAAGTGATGCCATGCACCATGGGTCACCTAAGCTCCCCCCCACCCGTCCCCCCTAGGCAGCTAGACACCAGAACACTTTCAAGATAGACAAGCGATGACTCACGAGCTGCCTCCATACAGGTTACGGAACTGAAACAGCGCCTTCGGCCCATGGGGAGTTTCTGGGTGTCCCTCCCACACACCATCTGCAACGATGAAAAGATGGCTGCCGACGTCACTAATGAGGACCGCTGCTGGAACGGGCAGACCAGGGGGAGGTTAGTCATGTTTTTTCGGAGAGTTcgattagggctgcacgatactgggaaaaaaaaaatgacgttGCGACGTTTTAGCTACCCTGTCATATATAatgcaatgtgaaaaaaaatacaggataacatactcgttagaaatatttgtatttgattatcagtattttcattaaaaaaaaaaaaaaaaaatggtcttcAAGGAAAGTAATTTGGTGACCACCATCAGTGGTAGGGCACCATCCTAAtgccctctattgaccagctGCAATTGTGTACAGGTTATAGTTCACATTAATAGTGGGTAATGATGTTCCTGGTCTATCGTAGATAAGCTTTAATATTAAAGAGGGGCGGGGCGAGGGGGGGTCACTGTGCATCTCTGTCCGTTTCTGTCAAACCTGTTAgaagtgtattttatttgtcgCTTGTGTGCGTGAACAAATATATTCAGATATCTGGCGGAGGTGACCGGCGACGGGCTGGCGAGCCAGCTCAATAACCCCGAAGTGGAGGTGGACATCGGGCGGCCCGACGTGAAGACCAGACAGCTGATCATGGAGCTGAGGGTGGCCACCAACAAACTGAGACACGCACAGAGTGGACAGGACATGGACTTCATGGACAGTCAGTAGTACTTCGCACACTTGCGCGAGTCGTCACATACTGCACCCTATTTTCTCAGAAAGCGGCCTCTGCTCAATTAGGCGTCATGCCCTAATTACTTGTGATTAAGTGGCACCACAGCGGAGTAATTACCTGTACTACGACTGATAGCATATCATCTTTAACACAACACGCAGAGCCaacgtggcatctgtaaagctgcagTTTATGCTGGAGTTCAAATTGCTCTCTAGGTGCGGCTTTATAACTTTGTGGAAAATGATAAATAATTCGTTGAAGTTAAAGTAACATAAATATACttaatattattagtattttttaaaaacaattaatatatatatatattttcttaataC
This window encodes:
- the gpc2 gene encoding glypican-2 codes for the protein MPFVVRMDSRLTSANYPLLGLLCTAAVLSGSRSSVALAGRSCADTRQVYAEKGYSTSTAPVTQISGEHLRLCPQDYTCCSSQMEETLALQSERDFLKSVEDHSQFLLTTFTQRQRRFDEFFRELIDLSEKSMNQMFTKTYGRLFTQNSHVFQELFVELRRYYSGGSVSLTEVLSDFWSTLVERVFTLVNPQYQFSDDYLECVSKHAEQLQPFGDVPRKLRVQVSRAFIAARALSQGLALGRDIVNKATKMTPASACVRGLMRQWYCPLCRGMPSLRPCRAFCLNVMKGCLANQADLDTEWDYFIDALYQVAEKLEGPFNMELAADSISVKVSEAIMHMQENSVSISTKVFQGCGNPRPAQARSKRSLKESGGNRRPFRTYTPEEKPTTAAGTNLDRLVTELKQRLRPMGSFWVSLPHTICNDEKMAADVTNEDRCWNGQTRGRYLAEVTGDGLASQLNNPEVEVDIGRPDVKTRQLIMELRVATNKLRHAQSGQDMDFMDSEEGSGSGGGDASERYNDDWPGYGPQSPPFRQPPRNPSSNPVKPPRVRERNGPKGNRNHGRVPSATSQLTSSLLLLFLPPFVLIVAPWWR